A part of Gemmatimonadaceae bacterium genomic DNA contains:
- a CDS encoding SDR family NAD(P)-dependent oxidoreductase codes for MTKPQRRHALVTGGTNGIGYQIARLLGARDYQMILVGRDPKRGEAARQRLRDDGVVAEFIAADLASMADVHRVAAAISNRIDRIDLLVHSAGAVHGGRRLTPDGIDVNFAVNYLARFVLMEQLEPLLVSSQDAAEPTILFINGGPTGAPIRYRDIERGRAFGTIKGVQQYCSANDLLALGMRYDGLLASKRPVRVGCLKLGPVKTDIRRTFPVWMRILVPLLLDPWLTQTPEDAASAAQTVIDRIQADPAIGPLFSKLRALRPMRSPLTPADASQWRTLFTFSHQLASRSQPS; via the coding sequence ATGACCAAGCCGCAACGTCGTCATGCTCTCGTCACCGGTGGAACTAACGGCATCGGATACCAGATCGCGCGGCTTCTGGGTGCGCGCGACTATCAGATGATTCTTGTGGGCCGCGACCCGAAGCGCGGGGAGGCTGCGCGGCAAAGGCTTCGGGACGATGGCGTTGTGGCTGAGTTCATCGCTGCGGATCTCGCCTCCATGGCGGATGTGCATCGGGTCGCGGCGGCCATATCGAACCGCATTGATCGCATCGACCTGCTGGTTCATTCGGCCGGCGCCGTTCATGGAGGCCGACGCCTGACGCCAGACGGGATCGACGTCAACTTCGCGGTCAACTATCTGGCGCGCTTCGTTCTCATGGAGCAGCTCGAACCGCTATTGGTTTCGAGTCAGGATGCCGCTGAGCCGACCATCCTGTTTATCAACGGAGGACCAACCGGGGCACCGATTCGGTATCGTGATATAGAACGGGGCCGTGCTTTTGGTACGATCAAAGGAGTTCAACAATACTGCAGCGCGAACGATCTTCTCGCGCTCGGAATGCGTTACGACGGTTTGCTCGCGAGCAAGCGGCCCGTGCGTGTAGGGTGCCTCAAGCTAGGTCCGGTGAAGACCGATATTCGAAGAACCTTTCCCGTGTGGATGAGGATCCTTGTACCGCTTCTCCTTGATCCGTGGCTCACGCAGACACCGGAAGACGCGGCGTCGGCCGCTCAGACGGTGATCGACCGCATCCAGGCCGATCCCGCGATTGGACCGCTCTTTTCCAAACTGCGAGCGCTTCGCCCAATGCGATCGCCGCTCACGCCGGCTGACGCGAGCCAGTGGCGAACGCTGTTTACGTTCAGCCACCAATTGGCGAGTCGCAGCCAACCTTCATAA
- a CDS encoding DUF4386 domain-containing protein: MNSPPRVTNRIKARIAGTLYVTVIITAGFAEAIARGRLIVRADPAATSANILSHQALYRLGGAADLVNIACDVLLTLILYQLLKPVSKTISQTSAAFELLADSVLAVATLAHFAALLFLITPDYRTAFTLAQLQAQAFAYIRLHNQGYNIAMVFYGCRHMLLGYLVYCSADFSRTVGMGLCIAGVCYSTNALARCISPAFASHLYPYILWPGILAEAMLALSLLFGRFGQPLRTTARPTPLHSPLRAED, translated from the coding sequence ATGAACTCGCCACCACGCGTGACGAACAGGATAAAGGCTCGCATCGCCGGGACCCTCTATGTCACGGTCATCATCACCGCGGGATTCGCGGAAGCGATTGCGCGCGGGAGACTGATTGTTCGGGCAGACCCGGCCGCTACCTCCGCAAATATTCTATCGCATCAAGCGCTCTATCGACTGGGCGGAGCGGCGGACCTCGTCAATATCGCCTGTGATGTGCTACTGACATTGATACTGTATCAATTGCTCAAGCCGGTCAGCAAGACAATCTCGCAAACATCGGCGGCGTTCGAGCTGCTCGCCGACTCGGTGCTCGCCGTCGCAACGCTCGCCCACTTTGCGGCACTCCTCTTCCTCATCACACCGGACTATCGAACCGCCTTCACGCTCGCGCAGCTGCAGGCACAGGCATTCGCGTACATCCGCTTGCACAATCAGGGCTACAATATCGCGATGGTGTTTTACGGATGCCGGCACATGTTGCTCGGGTATCTCGTCTATTGCTCCGCCGATTTCTCTCGCACTGTCGGTATGGGCCTGTGCATCGCTGGAGTGTGTTACTCGACCAACGCGCTGGCGCGGTGTATCTCACCGGCATTCGCGTCGCATCTCTATCCATACATTCTGTGGCCTGGGATCCTCGCCGAAGCCATGCTGGCGTTGTCGCTGCTCTTTGGAAGGTTCGGTCAGCCGCTCAGGACGACGGCGAGACCGACTCCGCTTCATAGTCCTCTCCGGGCTGAGGACTAA
- a CDS encoding DUF4386 domain-containing protein — MRAAQIAGVTYIAYVSTSIADAIMYGRATAGGSVTARLASVALHGGLLELSIVLAVATVIYALLLAVSLYTITREVNAGIALFAMGCRFVEAMANAAPAAARLGILRIATSISSTAGDGASEVAQASLLFQAPSLVMAVSSTIFALGSAIFAFLLLRGRRIPSWLAAIGMASSLLPLPMFLLRAMRLVSASAVWYSNVPLITFELAFAAWLLVKGVRQPVAAAHTS; from the coding sequence GTGAGGGCCGCGCAGATCGCCGGGGTCACGTACATCGCCTATGTGTCGACATCAATCGCCGACGCCATCATGTACGGCCGCGCCACCGCGGGCGGTTCTGTCACAGCAAGGCTCGCGTCGGTTGCGCTGCACGGTGGATTGCTCGAACTCTCGATCGTTCTCGCCGTGGCGACGGTCATCTACGCGCTGCTCCTCGCGGTTTCGCTCTACACGATCACTCGCGAGGTCAACGCCGGCATTGCCCTGTTCGCGATGGGCTGCCGATTCGTCGAGGCGATGGCGAACGCGGCACCAGCGGCCGCGCGACTCGGGATCCTCCGGATCGCGACATCGATCTCGTCAACCGCCGGCGACGGTGCGAGCGAAGTGGCGCAAGCGTCGCTCTTGTTTCAGGCGCCGTCGTTAGTGATGGCTGTCAGCTCGACGATTTTCGCATTGGGTAGCGCGATCTTCGCGTTCTTGCTGTTGCGTGGCCGCCGCATTCCGTCGTGGCTCGCCGCAATAGGGATGGCGAGCTCTCTCCTTCCGTTACCGATGTTCCTGCTGCGCGCCATGCGGCTCGTCAGCGCCTCCGCGGTTTGGTATTCGAACGTTCCGTTGATCACGTTCGAGCTTGCATTTGCCGCGTGGCTGCTCGTCAAGGGCGTCAGGCAACCTGTTGCAGCGGCGCACACATCATGA
- a CDS encoding helix-turn-helix transcriptional regulator, with protein sequence MRSLADEPLHSGGIAHRLRRNSHGAFRVASAHLIEPLRKLEHRRWVRSEWRRSENDRRARYYALTGSGRRHMAREMTAWRRRLATFERLLS encoded by the coding sequence ATGCGCTCGCTCGCCGATGAGCCGCTGCACAGCGGCGGCATCGCGCATCGGCTCAGGCGCAACTCACACGGTGCATTCCGTGTTGCATCAGCGCACCTGATCGAACCGCTCCGCAAGCTCGAGCATCGCCGCTGGGTTCGCTCAGAATGGCGTCGCAGCGAGAACGATCGCCGCGCACGCTATTATGCGCTCACCGGTTCCGGGCGTCGACACATGGCGCGCGAAATGACGGCATGGCGCCGGCGCCTCGCCACGTTCGAGCGTCTGTTGTCGTGA
- a CDS encoding ABC transporter permease: MTIDRLVRIIAMRIRSLARRGQVERDLDEEIHYHIERQTEENIRLGMSPAAARAAALRAFGGVEYQKDQARDHRGTRWVEDLVADVRYSLRTLRRAPAFTAAVVITLALGTGANTAMFTVLRGALLRDLPNRDADRVLLLRQSTTGPRSRDLGFSVPEVRDYRAASKTVAEFAEYSWSATSALPFTLAAGNELPLRPSVAIVSGNFFRVMGLDAERGRLIGPGDDGPSAPAVAVLSHEFWATHFAADSRIIGRTVRLNDAPVTVIGIARPAAPYPERTDVFANTSSSDHHMSAAMANGRTHRMSQVFARLARGATVEQAQRELSGIAANIYRAHPDAYAKSARYEVSVLPLRDAVNERAAHTLWLLMGAAVLVLLIACANVSNLTLIRGAARERELQVRLALGAGKPRLRRLLIAENLILALAGGGLGVAIAVAGTRALVSFAAQFSARASEVHVDGIVLAVCLLTSIGAALVLSFIPRLPSGGKLGPSLTSAARRATMSRGRQRFQRGLVVAQVALCVILLAGAGLMFRTLVGLSAIETGVHGDQVLAMDVPLKGDFVREVGRRAENLVRYERMRDYVATVPGVARIALASAQPLRASRNDIGILVEGHDLPANQPAPRSAFRAVDPGYFNIIAVPLLSGRDFTTTDRFESAPVAILSKGLAEQLFGTGNPIGQHIAMGDQLPTDRPAKWVTVVGVAGNTRDRGLDAGFTATIYRPFAQEAIISPALVVRTSSDPTAVKSAILRAIRDVESAQVVERMMTIDEIRDEAMAPRRATGLFVASFGGLAFVIAMVGIGGLLAYSVNSRTPELGIRMSLGADPWRVRAMILAEGGSLLVGGIIVGIGATFLSTRLLRTLLFGISPHDPLTLVGVVIALGVAGLAACWLPAARAARVHPAIALRAE, translated from the coding sequence GTGACCATCGATCGCCTCGTTCGGATCATCGCGATGCGCATTCGCTCCCTCGCGCGAAGAGGTCAAGTCGAACGCGACCTCGACGAGGAAATCCATTATCACATCGAGCGACAGACCGAGGAGAACATACGGTTGGGGATGTCTCCGGCCGCTGCGCGGGCGGCGGCACTGCGAGCGTTCGGCGGCGTTGAATACCAAAAAGATCAGGCGCGAGACCACCGCGGCACACGCTGGGTGGAAGATCTCGTCGCCGATGTTCGGTATTCGCTGCGTACACTGCGCCGCGCACCGGCGTTCACGGCCGCCGTGGTGATCACGCTCGCGCTCGGCACCGGCGCGAACACGGCGATGTTCACGGTCTTGCGCGGCGCACTGCTTCGCGATCTTCCGAATCGTGACGCCGATCGTGTGTTGCTGCTACGGCAATCGACGACCGGGCCGCGCTCGAGGGATCTCGGCTTCTCTGTCCCCGAAGTCCGTGATTACCGGGCGGCGAGCAAGACCGTCGCGGAGTTTGCCGAATACTCGTGGTCGGCGACGTCCGCGCTCCCGTTTACGCTCGCAGCGGGAAATGAGCTGCCACTCCGCCCAAGCGTGGCGATCGTGAGCGGCAACTTCTTTCGCGTCATGGGCCTCGACGCGGAGCGCGGCCGATTGATCGGTCCAGGCGACGATGGTCCGTCCGCGCCCGCCGTTGCGGTCCTTTCACACGAGTTCTGGGCGACTCACTTCGCTGCGGATTCGCGAATCATCGGTCGCACCGTCCGTCTGAACGACGCTCCGGTCACCGTGATTGGCATCGCTCGTCCCGCCGCGCCGTATCCGGAGCGCACCGACGTTTTCGCGAATACCTCATCCAGCGATCATCACATGAGTGCGGCGATGGCCAATGGACGCACGCACCGGATGTCGCAGGTTTTCGCGCGACTCGCTCGCGGTGCTACGGTCGAGCAGGCGCAGCGCGAATTGAGCGGCATTGCGGCCAATATCTACCGTGCCCATCCGGACGCGTACGCGAAATCCGCGCGCTATGAGGTGTCCGTCCTTCCGCTGCGTGACGCCGTCAACGAACGCGCCGCGCACACGCTCTGGTTGTTGATGGGCGCGGCCGTCCTTGTGCTCCTCATCGCGTGCGCAAATGTCTCGAACCTCACGTTGATCCGCGGCGCGGCGCGCGAACGAGAACTTCAGGTCCGCCTTGCGCTGGGAGCAGGCAAACCACGGCTCCGCCGGCTTCTCATCGCTGAGAACTTGATTCTCGCGCTGGCTGGCGGTGGCCTGGGCGTCGCAATTGCGGTCGCCGGAACACGAGCGTTGGTATCGTTCGCGGCTCAATTCTCGGCGCGCGCGAGTGAAGTTCACGTGGATGGCATCGTCCTCGCCGTGTGCCTTCTGACGAGCATCGGCGCGGCCCTCGTGCTGTCGTTCATTCCGCGGTTGCCCAGCGGCGGCAAGCTGGGTCCATCACTCACGTCGGCAGCGCGGCGCGCGACAATGTCACGCGGCCGCCAGCGTTTTCAGCGCGGACTCGTCGTCGCTCAAGTCGCGCTCTGCGTGATCCTACTTGCCGGTGCGGGTCTTATGTTCCGCACTCTCGTCGGGCTCAGCGCGATCGAAACCGGCGTCCACGGCGATCAGGTGCTCGCGATGGACGTTCCACTGAAGGGCGACTTCGTTCGCGAAGTCGGGCGGCGGGCAGAGAATCTCGTCCGGTACGAGCGAATGCGCGACTACGTCGCGACAGTACCCGGAGTGGCTCGCATCGCTCTCGCGTCGGCACAGCCGCTGCGCGCATCCCGCAACGACATCGGCATCCTTGTCGAGGGACATGACCTTCCAGCAAATCAGCCCGCGCCACGCAGCGCATTTCGCGCGGTCGACCCAGGCTACTTCAACATCATCGCGGTCCCGCTCCTGAGCGGCCGCGATTTCACGACGACTGATCGCTTCGAAAGCGCGCCCGTGGCGATTCTGAGCAAGGGACTCGCCGAGCAACTCTTTGGCACCGGCAACCCGATAGGTCAGCACATTGCGATGGGTGACCAACTCCCCACGGATCGTCCGGCGAAATGGGTGACGGTCGTCGGCGTCGCGGGGAACACGCGCGACCGCGGACTGGATGCCGGATTCACGGCCACCATATATCGACCGTTCGCGCAGGAGGCGATCATTTCACCGGCACTCGTGGTGCGAACGTCGTCGGACCCCACCGCCGTGAAGTCAGCAATTCTCCGGGCGATTCGTGATGTCGAATCGGCGCAAGTTGTCGAGCGCATGATGACGATCGATGAAATCCGTGATGAGGCGATGGCGCCGCGGCGGGCGACAGGATTGTTCGTAGCGTCATTCGGCGGACTCGCCTTCGTGATCGCCATGGTCGGCATTGGCGGCCTTCTCGCTTACTCCGTGAACTCACGAACTCCAGAGCTCGGCATTCGAATGAGCCTGGGCGCCGACCCTTGGCGCGTACGCGCGATGATCCTTGCGGAAGGTGGGTCTCTACTCGTTGGTGGGATCATCGTCGGCATCGGGGCAACATTTCTTTCGACTCGCCTCCTCCGAACACTGTTGTTTGGCATCTCGCCGCACGATCCCCTGACGCTTGTTGGAGTCGTGATCGCACTTGGCGTTGCCGGACTGGCGGCGTGTTGGCTGCCGGCAGCGCGGGCGGCGCGAGTGCACCCGGCGATCGCGCTGCGCGCCGAGTGA
- a CDS encoding PadR family transcriptional regulator — protein MSKPTDLVQGTLDLLVLKILALQPLNGWSIGQRLKQLSAEVLQVSDGSLYPALQKLEHQGWISSEWQLSEKNRRAKFYSLTRAGRQQLQLEAGNWERLAAAITCLVRLQEA, from the coding sequence GTGAGCAAGCCGACAGACCTCGTTCAAGGGACGCTCGATCTACTCGTGCTCAAGATCCTGGCGTTGCAACCGCTGAACGGCTGGTCCATTGGTCAGCGCCTGAAGCAGCTGTCGGCGGAGGTGCTTCAGGTGAGCGACGGCTCGCTCTACCCTGCCCTGCAAAAGCTCGAACACCAAGGATGGATCTCGTCCGAGTGGCAGCTGAGCGAGAAGAACCGGCGCGCCAAGTTCTACTCGCTCACCCGTGCCGGCCGGCAGCAACTCCAGCTGGAAGCCGGCAACTGGGAGCGACTCGCCGCGGCGATCACTTGTCTCGTACGACTTCAGGAGGCATGA
- a CDS encoding DEAD/DEAH box helicase family protein produces the protein MKNSSRWNVVFRTPARDVRRRKRATRPLVTKKSPSADKIALFRRLFAGRGDVFPVRWENAKTGKSGYAPACNNEWKPGICHKPRVKCGECPHQAFIPISDEIIRRHLGGPSNKSAFTDFVAGVYPLLSDNTCHFLAVDFDGDNWTSNAIAFVETCQKLNISVGLERSRSGAGGHVWLFFEESLPARLARQLGFVVLTETMDRRPEIGFDSYDRFFPSQDIMPAGGFGNLIALPLQADARKNGNTLFVDSDLHPFEDQWAFLSSLAPVSRATVERIVAEAETHERVVGVRMPVDDDDADEPWLAPPSRRPMDKPITEPLPHSVQVVIADGIYVDRTALPPALVARLIRLAAFQNPEFFRAQAMRLFTNGKPRIISCAEIHHQHIALPRGCLDEAVGVLNPNGIAPQLDDKREPGRTLDVQFAGELRAEQALAAGALLHHDFGVLAAATAFGKTIVAASLIATRGRSTLVLVHRRELLAQWVERLASFLSVDRSQIGVIGGGRRRPTGLIDVAVIQSLVWRGVVSDEIAGYGHLVVDECHHVSAASFELVARRSKARYVLGLSATVARRDGHHPIILMQCGPVRYRVEHKAQVLQSGFDHRVLVRDTAFRLPTTIAEDRPSITDVYRALASDTRRNSQIVEDVRAAVAGGRSPLVLTERRDHLDALAEQLQDIGDVIVLRGAMKASERHAVNAALRGDSNRPRVILSTGRYLGEGFDNARLDALFLAMPIAWKGTLAQYVGRLHRDREGKRDVVVYDYVDGLVPVLARMSAKRQAGYRALGYSISTQRI, from the coding sequence ATGAAGAACTCGTCGCGCTGGAACGTCGTGTTCCGAACGCCCGCGCGCGACGTTCGACGCCGGAAACGCGCAACAAGGCCACTCGTCACAAAGAAATCACCGTCGGCCGACAAGATCGCGCTCTTCCGCCGCCTCTTCGCGGGTCGAGGCGACGTCTTCCCGGTTCGCTGGGAAAATGCCAAGACCGGGAAGTCCGGATATGCTCCGGCTTGCAATAACGAATGGAAGCCCGGCATCTGTCACAAACCGCGCGTGAAGTGCGGTGAATGTCCCCACCAGGCATTCATTCCGATTTCGGATGAAATCATTCGCCGTCATCTGGGCGGGCCGTCGAACAAATCAGCGTTCACGGATTTTGTCGCGGGGGTATATCCGCTCCTTTCAGACAATACGTGCCATTTCCTGGCCGTCGACTTCGACGGCGACAACTGGACATCCAACGCGATCGCCTTCGTCGAGACATGCCAGAAGCTGAACATCTCAGTCGGCCTTGAACGATCGCGGTCCGGCGCGGGCGGTCACGTGTGGCTGTTTTTCGAGGAGTCCTTGCCTGCTCGGCTCGCGCGCCAACTCGGTTTCGTCGTCCTCACCGAAACCATGGACCGGCGTCCTGAAATCGGCTTCGACTCCTACGATCGGTTCTTCCCATCGCAGGATATCATGCCGGCGGGAGGTTTCGGCAATCTCATCGCCCTTCCTCTTCAAGCAGACGCGCGAAAGAATGGCAACACGCTCTTTGTCGACAGCGATTTGCACCCATTCGAGGATCAATGGGCATTCCTCTCGTCACTCGCACCCGTCTCGCGCGCCACCGTCGAGCGCATCGTCGCCGAGGCCGAAACACATGAGCGCGTTGTCGGCGTGCGGATGCCGGTGGATGACGACGACGCGGACGAGCCGTGGCTTGCGCCACCATCACGACGGCCAATGGACAAGCCCATTACCGAGCCACTGCCTCATTCGGTCCAAGTCGTTATCGCCGACGGCATCTACGTCGACCGCACTGCCCTTCCGCCAGCCCTAGTCGCTCGGCTGATTCGTCTCGCCGCATTTCAGAATCCGGAGTTCTTCCGCGCGCAAGCGATGCGGCTGTTCACGAACGGCAAGCCGCGGATCATCTCATGCGCAGAAATTCATCACCAGCACATTGCCCTTCCACGCGGGTGTCTTGACGAGGCGGTCGGTGTATTGAATCCGAATGGCATCGCACCGCAGCTCGACGACAAGCGGGAGCCTGGCAGAACGCTCGATGTACAATTCGCCGGAGAACTCCGCGCAGAGCAGGCGCTCGCCGCCGGCGCTCTGTTGCATCACGACTTCGGAGTGTTGGCGGCCGCGACAGCCTTCGGCAAGACGATTGTTGCGGCCTCGCTGATCGCCACCCGCGGACGCAGCACGCTGGTCCTCGTGCACCGGCGCGAGCTATTGGCGCAATGGGTGGAGCGCCTCGCCTCATTCCTATCCGTGGACCGCTCGCAGATTGGCGTCATTGGTGGTGGGCGACGTAGGCCTACAGGCCTGATAGACGTGGCAGTGATTCAGAGTCTCGTGTGGCGCGGCGTCGTATCGGACGAGATCGCGGGATACGGTCACCTCGTAGTCGATGAATGCCATCACGTTTCGGCTGCGAGCTTCGAGCTCGTCGCGCGTCGCTCAAAAGCGCGCTACGTCCTTGGACTGTCCGCGACCGTCGCGAGACGTGATGGTCATCACCCAATCATCCTGATGCAATGCGGCCCAGTGAGGTACAGAGTCGAGCACAAAGCACAGGTGCTGCAGAGTGGATTCGACCATCGTGTGCTCGTGCGGGACACGGCATTTCGCCTTCCAACGACGATTGCCGAGGACCGTCCTTCGATAACCGATGTGTACCGCGCGCTCGCGTCTGACACACGACGGAATTCCCAAATTGTCGAAGACGTCCGGGCGGCCGTGGCGGGCGGCCGGTCACCCCTCGTCCTTACGGAGCGTCGCGATCATCTCGACGCCCTCGCAGAACAGCTGCAAGACATCGGTGACGTTATCGTGCTGCGCGGAGCCATGAAGGCCTCTGAACGTCATGCTGTCAACGCTGCTCTACGTGGCGACTCCAATCGACCCCGCGTTATCCTGTCGACTGGTCGGTACTTGGGCGAAGGCTTCGACAATGCGCGCCTCGACGCCCTCTTTCTGGCAATGCCCATTGCTTGGAAGGGCACGCTAGCACAGTACGTCGGACGTTTGCACCGTGACCGCGAAGGGAAACGCGACGTCGTGGTGTATGACTATGTTGACGGCCTGGTCCCGGTGCTCGCTCGCATGAGCGCGAAGCGGCAGGCAGGTTATCGTGCTCTTGGTTACTCGATCTCGACGCAGCGAATCTGA
- a CDS encoding type IV toxin-antitoxin system AbiEi family antitoxin domain-containing protein, translating to MRSRQWTTKLYDIAESQLGYFTAAQARAAGIHQVRLVQLHQSGDIERVSRGVYRLTRFPVSPLGQYMEAALWPQVRRPDARAVVSHVSALALHELSEVSPAKIHITLPPELRLRRAVPPQLVLHFAPLIPEDVQVVEGVPVTTPARTIRDVHAAHIGPALIRRAIADGRRTGRLTHDEADGLTQELLAEPPSRKRSSRSAGAEAHTAPKKTRSARGKTPAKRGTRHR from the coding sequence ATGAGATCGCGTCAATGGACGACCAAGCTCTACGACATAGCTGAAAGCCAGCTCGGCTACTTCACCGCCGCGCAGGCTCGCGCCGCTGGCATTCATCAGGTTCGGCTCGTTCAACTCCATCAAAGTGGCGACATCGAGCGCGTGAGCCGCGGCGTGTATCGGCTCACTCGGTTCCCGGTGTCGCCGCTCGGCCAATATATGGAGGCGGCGCTCTGGCCACAGGTCCGCCGCCCAGACGCTCGCGCGGTTGTTTCTCATGTCTCCGCGCTTGCACTACATGAGCTATCGGAAGTCAGCCCCGCGAAGATCCATATCACACTGCCTCCTGAGCTGCGGCTTCGACGCGCGGTACCGCCTCAGCTCGTGCTGCATTTTGCGCCGCTCATTCCGGAGGACGTTCAGGTTGTGGAAGGTGTGCCGGTGACAACGCCTGCTCGGACGATTCGTGACGTCCACGCCGCGCACATCGGTCCCGCGCTGATTCGGCGCGCTATCGCCGACGGCCGCCGCACGGGGCGGCTGACACACGACGAGGCCGACGGTCTCACGCAGGAACTGCTCGCCGAACCACCGTCGCGGAAAAGGAGTTCACGCAGCGCGGGGGCGGAGGCCCACACAGCGCCGAAGAAGACGCGTTCGGCGCGAGGCAAGACTCCGGCGAAGCGAGGAACGCGGCATCGGTGA
- a CDS encoding nucleotidyl transferase AbiEii/AbiGii toxin family protein yields the protein MILAGLLEQSSKNSDGHRFTIKGGVALELRLKDRARATKDIDLVLHHDEADLARALEHAISTNAGGYQGFHFRRKSEPLVLENRTVSVEFAVTYKGGAWTSIIIDVARAETGEREIELIPAVPLEEATGITGPTELACLPLRMHIAQKLHGMTLPPRSGKRNERFKDLVDVLLMEALVTDYAGLREACESVFRTRGTHDWPPVLELPSHWVEPFAALASDLELPVLDGREAMERVRAFVERIRGA from the coding sequence ATGATCCTTGCGGGCCTTCTCGAACAGTCGAGCAAGAACAGCGATGGCCACCGATTCACCATCAAGGGCGGCGTTGCGCTCGAGCTCCGACTGAAGGATCGAGCGCGCGCGACGAAGGATATCGATCTCGTCTTACATCATGATGAGGCGGACCTCGCGCGTGCTCTCGAACATGCCATCAGCACAAATGCCGGCGGCTATCAAGGCTTCCACTTTCGCCGAAAGAGCGAGCCCCTCGTTCTCGAGAACCGCACAGTGAGTGTCGAGTTTGCGGTCACCTACAAGGGCGGTGCGTGGACGAGCATCATCATCGACGTTGCTCGCGCCGAAACCGGAGAGCGTGAGATAGAGCTGATTCCTGCGGTACCACTCGAGGAGGCAACCGGGATCACGGGGCCGACCGAGCTGGCTTGTCTCCCGCTGCGCATGCACATCGCGCAGAAACTTCACGGAATGACACTGCCACCGCGGTCCGGCAAGCGGAACGAGCGATTCAAGGACTTGGTCGATGTCTTGTTGATGGAGGCGCTCGTCACCGACTACGCGGGGCTTCGCGAAGCGTGCGAATCAGTGTTTCGGACTCGCGGCACTCACGACTGGCCGCCCGTGCTGGAGCTGCCGTCGCACTGGGTCGAGCCTTTCGCCGCGCTTGCGAGTGACCTCGAACTTCCCGTACTTGACGGACGCGAAGCGATGGAACGCGTGAGGGCATTCGTCGAGAGAATCCGTGGTGCCTGA
- a CDS encoding type II toxin-antitoxin system RelE/ParE family toxin has protein sequence MDMPDPVRRAFGVGIRAAQGGRHHPSAKPLTTKKHKGWSVVELVEPYDTDVYRAVYTVSFPNLVCVLHVFKKKSHEGSETPKRDKALIETKFTEARDESKNPSDELQGKIDEYKAAVAAAKDAGNAGTKASNRPPQGKRR, from the coding sequence ATGGACATGCCTGACCCCGTACGCCGTGCATTCGGTGTCGGGATTCGCGCCGCCCAAGGAGGCCGGCACCATCCTTCGGCGAAACCACTCACCACGAAGAAGCACAAAGGGTGGAGCGTCGTTGAACTGGTCGAGCCGTACGACACGGACGTATATCGGGCGGTCTACACGGTGAGCTTCCCGAACCTCGTGTGCGTGTTGCATGTCTTCAAGAAGAAGTCGCACGAAGGCAGTGAGACGCCGAAGCGAGACAAAGCCTTGATCGAAACCAAGTTTACGGAAGCTCGAGACGAGAGCAAAAACCCCTCGGACGAGTTGCAAGGGAAGATCGATGAGTACAAGGCGGCGGTAGCAGCGGCCAAGGACGCCGGCAACGCTGGTACGAAAGCATCCAATCGCCCGCCGCAGGGGAAGCGGCGTTAA
- a CDS encoding helix-turn-helix transcriptional regulator: protein MMARKNAHRAEPSMGKVGSDNIFADLGFAEPETELVKADLALAISDRIERLQLNQRDAAERLGTTQPKVSMLLRGHTKDFSISKLMELLNRLSCDVQIAITPVGEERARGATRVTFGKSVKRAADTILDGVRELGRPGALVFTGAGPRVLRAAESKAPNGVAFVQAKPMTKGKKARVASTNAKGNARQTGSVGRGRRSR from the coding sequence ATGATGGCACGCAAAAACGCGCACCGCGCCGAACCCAGCATGGGCAAGGTTGGGAGCGACAACATCTTCGCAGATCTCGGCTTCGCCGAGCCAGAAACGGAACTCGTGAAGGCCGATCTCGCGCTCGCCATCTCGGACCGGATCGAACGCCTACAGCTGAACCAGCGCGATGCCGCAGAACGGCTTGGTACCACGCAGCCAAAGGTGTCGATGTTGCTGCGGGGGCACACGAAGGACTTTTCCATCAGCAAGCTGATGGAACTGCTCAATCGCCTTTCATGTGATGTCCAGATCGCGATCACCCCGGTGGGGGAAGAACGGGCCCGAGGAGCCACGCGCGTGACCTTTGGAAAGAGTGTCAAGAGGGCCGCGGACACGATACTCGACGGCGTCCGTGAGTTGGGGCGCCCGGGTGCATTGGTGTTTACAGGTGCCGGTCCGCGTGTGTTGCGTGCCGCGGAGTCAAAGGCCCCGAACGGCGTGGCGTTCGTTCAGGCAAAGCCAATGACAAAAGGGAAGAAGGCCCGCGTGGCATCGACAAATGCGAAGGGCAACGCACGCCAGACGGGTAGTGTGGGACGGGGCCGCCGTTCGCGGTAG